The proteins below come from a single Salinivibrio kushneri genomic window:
- a CDS encoding type II secretion system F family protein has product MAKSTLFLFHWRQAAARGEKKGQLFAYTERDARQELASQSIVPTRLIRRRLSSFQQRRHKAKAADITQFSRDLTTLLESGIPIVQALNLIALNQVKAEMRLLVRHIRQQLEAGTNLSDALAHASPLFDRFYCDLVATGEQTGQLPEIFARLTLYREKQALLRSKVIKAMIYPSIVVSVALGVSAYLLVFVIPKFKHIFNSFGAELPWLTRQVLALSDMVSQHALTITLMVTGLAALHLVLQRKNATYQHHYHRWLLRLPVMGDVVSKACIAKFSRTLATTFSAGIPLLSGLQAATKSMTNAYYAHALKAVYQHTATGIPLYQALRDSDSFPVTMTQMVMIGEESGSLDHMLNRVAQIYEAEVDNTVDNLGKIIEPLLILVLGLLIGGLVVAMYLPIFNLMSVLG; this is encoded by the coding sequence ATGGCCAAATCTACCCTGTTTCTTTTTCATTGGCGCCAGGCCGCCGCCCGTGGTGAAAAAAAAGGGCAATTGTTCGCCTATACCGAGCGAGACGCACGCCAAGAGCTAGCGAGTCAATCCATTGTCCCCACTCGCCTCATTCGCCGCCGGCTATCGAGTTTTCAGCAGCGCCGCCATAAAGCCAAAGCCGCGGATATCACCCAGTTTTCACGCGATCTCACCACCCTGCTAGAGTCTGGGATCCCCATCGTACAAGCCCTCAACCTCATCGCGCTCAATCAGGTCAAAGCCGAAATGCGCTTGCTGGTGCGTCATATCCGCCAGCAACTCGAGGCGGGTACCAATTTGAGCGATGCGTTGGCGCACGCGAGTCCCCTATTCGATCGCTTTTATTGCGATTTGGTCGCAACGGGCGAACAAACCGGGCAACTGCCGGAGATCTTTGCTCGCCTGACCCTATACCGTGAAAAGCAGGCACTACTTCGCAGTAAAGTGATTAAAGCCATGATCTACCCTAGCATCGTGGTCAGCGTGGCATTAGGCGTCAGTGCCTATCTGTTGGTGTTCGTGATCCCAAAATTTAAACATATTTTCAACTCATTCGGGGCAGAACTGCCTTGGCTCACGCGACAAGTCCTCGCCTTATCCGACATGGTGAGTCAGCACGCCTTAACCATCACACTAATGGTGACGGGCCTTGCCGCTTTGCACCTAGTGCTACAGCGCAAAAATGCGACTTACCAACATCACTATCATCGCTGGCTACTCCGGCTCCCCGTCATGGGTGACGTGGTGAGCAAAGCCTGCATCGCCAAGTTTTCTCGCACCTTAGCCACCACCTTTAGTGCCGGTATTCCGTTACTCTCTGGCTTACAAGCCGCAACAAAATCCATGACCAACGCTTATTATGCCCACGCACTTAAGGCGGTATATCAACACACAGCCACCGGTATTCCGCTTTACCAAGCATTGCGTGACAGTGATAGCTTCCCCGTGACGATGACACAAATGGTGATGATTGGTGAAGAATCGGGGTCGCTCGATCATATGCTTAACCGTGTCGCACAAATCTATGAAGCGGAGGTCGATAACACCGTGGACAACCTCGGTAAAATCATCGAGCCCCTGTTAATTTTAGTGCTGGGGCTATTGATTGGCGGCTTGGTGGTAGCCATGTATTTACCCATTTTCAATCTGATGTCTGTTCTTGGCTAG
- the pilB gene encoding type IV-A pilus assembly ATPase PilB, whose amino-acid sequence MIPTAPLYQAGLLTDAQRDMLGIGDNTSLSLAHILDAGVDPTALAHTLASQHHLPFSESHQYPYKDTCYALDRRDLIQRHQVLPLAQQGQELLLGVSDPDNQEAVADFRFSTGLNVRLVVLSQPDLDAALRHLYGADIDGTGDGMTISDQDLAALTVTDSPQEDSVELQSDQAPISRYIQQILVDAVRKKASDVHFEPFEHHYRIRFRQDGLLHTYAHPPAGVSRRLSTRLKILAQLNIAERRLPQDGRIKLTLTADHTVDMRVSTLPTIWGEKVVVRLLDNGQQQLTLHDLGLTEWQRQRYQDALDRPQGMVLFTGPTGSGKTVSLYSGLRYLNQPERNIATVEDPVEIQLEGINQVNVNPNIGLDFATALRAFLRQDPDVVMVGEIRDLDTAEIGIKAAQTGHLVLSTLHTNSAAESITRLAHMGIAPYNLASSLTLVVAQRLVRCLCPICKRPHPSDDPRLQYLANLYPSLTPSTLYQANSQGCYQCYQGYQGRTGVYEVLPVTEKVASAIYRNASAIELTQLATEEGMWRLADSGVAKLNQGITSIQELTRVIQLA is encoded by the coding sequence ATGATCCCAACCGCTCCGTTGTATCAAGCCGGTTTATTGACTGATGCCCAGCGCGATATGCTGGGCATTGGCGACAATACCTCGCTCAGTCTTGCGCATATACTCGATGCTGGGGTTGACCCCACCGCGCTCGCCCACACCCTTGCGAGTCAGCATCACCTGCCTTTTTCGGAAAGCCATCAGTACCCGTATAAAGACACCTGTTATGCCCTAGATAGGCGCGATTTGATTCAGCGTCACCAAGTGTTGCCGCTTGCCCAGCAAGGCCAAGAGCTATTACTGGGGGTCAGTGATCCAGATAACCAAGAAGCGGTCGCCGACTTTCGCTTTTCTACTGGGCTCAATGTCCGGTTAGTGGTGCTTAGTCAGCCGGATTTGGATGCCGCTTTGCGTCATTTATATGGTGCAGATATCGATGGCACGGGCGATGGCATGACCATCAGTGATCAGGACTTAGCGGCCCTAACCGTCACCGATAGCCCACAAGAAGACAGTGTCGAGTTACAAAGCGATCAGGCGCCCATCAGTCGTTATATTCAACAGATCTTGGTGGATGCAGTGCGCAAAAAAGCCTCCGACGTGCACTTCGAGCCCTTTGAGCATCACTATCGAATTCGCTTTCGCCAAGACGGTTTATTACACACCTATGCTCACCCTCCAGCGGGGGTCTCGCGGCGGCTGTCGACCCGACTCAAAATCTTAGCCCAACTCAATATTGCCGAACGACGTTTGCCACAAGACGGGCGCATTAAGCTGACCCTCACCGCCGATCATACGGTCGATATGCGCGTCTCCACCTTGCCAACCATTTGGGGTGAGAAAGTAGTCGTTCGTCTGTTAGATAATGGTCAGCAGCAATTGACGCTGCATGATTTAGGCTTAACTGAGTGGCAACGCCAGCGCTATCAAGACGCATTGGATAGGCCGCAAGGGATGGTTTTATTTACCGGCCCGACGGGAAGTGGCAAAACCGTTTCTTTGTATAGTGGGCTACGGTACCTCAATCAACCTGAGCGCAATATTGCCACCGTCGAAGATCCGGTCGAGATCCAGCTAGAAGGCATCAATCAAGTCAATGTTAATCCTAACATCGGTTTAGATTTCGCCACCGCACTCCGCGCTTTTTTGCGCCAAGATCCCGATGTGGTGATGGTAGGAGAAATACGCGACCTCGACACCGCTGAAATCGGGATCAAGGCCGCGCAAACCGGTCACCTAGTATTATCGACGCTGCATACTAATTCTGCGGCCGAAAGCATCACCCGTTTAGCCCATATGGGCATTGCGCCCTACAATCTTGCCAGTTCACTGACCTTGGTGGTGGCTCAGCGCTTGGTACGCTGTTTATGCCCGATTTGTAAACGGCCGCACCCGTCTGATGACCCACGTCTTCAGTACTTAGCCAACCTCTACCCAAGCTTAACCCCAAGCACCCTGTACCAAGCTAACTCTCAAGGCTGTTACCAGTGCTATCAAGGCTATCAAGGGCGTACTGGTGTGTACGAAGTGCTCCCCGTAACAGAAAAGGTTGCCAGCGCCATTTACCGAAATGCCAGCGCGATTGAGCTAACCCAACTGGCTACCGAAGAAGGCATGTGGCGATTGGCCGACTCTGGGGTTGCCAAACTCAACCAAGGGATCACCAGCATCCAAGAGCTTACCCGCGTTATTCAGCTTGCCTAA
- a CDS encoding pilin has product MKKQQGFSLIELLIVVGIIAALSAIAVPAYVNKQKIAEFNSGLASGRALLTRLDLYLDENSGSTASKFGEKLGDATNLGELATVTVSGASEEGGEGENAKGTELKVTFNGNSSIDGTIITFEKNDFAWVCKYTTKETFEDGEIKGCKKA; this is encoded by the coding sequence ATGAAAAAGCAACAAGGGTTTAGCTTGATTGAGTTACTGATCGTCGTCGGCATTATCGCAGCCCTGTCTGCCATCGCCGTCCCCGCTTATGTCAATAAACAAAAAATTGCTGAATTTAACTCAGGGTTAGCATCAGGCCGTGCTCTTCTTACACGGTTAGATCTTTATTTGGATGAAAATAGTGGCTCGACAGCGAGTAAATTTGGAGAAAAATTAGGTGACGCTACGAATCTCGGAGAGCTAGCAACAGTCACCGTCTCAGGTGCTAGTGAAGAAGGTGGAGAAGGCGAAAATGCCAAAGGGACTGAGCTGAAAGTCACGTTTAATGGAAATAGCTCTATTGACGGGACAATAATTACCTTTGAGAAAAACGACTTTGCTTGGGTATGTAAATACACAACGAAAGAAACTTTCGAAGATGGTGAGATTAAAGGATGTAAAAAAGCATAA
- the nadC gene encoding carboxylating nicotinate-nucleotide diphosphorylase, whose product MMTSTPFHAVHDSERRLAYLTSHLSADVTRAVTDALREDLGGEIDASKDITASLIPADSVSTATLITREDGVFCGRAFADEVFHQLGGDVTLTWHVEDGDAITANQSLCTLQGPSRVLLTGERNAMNFIQTLSGCASKVATYVAALKGTHTKLLDTRKTIPGLRSALKYAVACGGGHNHRIGVFDAYLIKENHILACGGIENAVKAARRLNPDKPVEVETETLDELKQAIDAGADIVMLDNFSVPMMREAVTLNQNKVALEVSGNVTLETLAEYAATGVDYISVGALTKHVTALDLSMRFQ is encoded by the coding sequence ATGATGACATCAACCCCTTTTCATGCTGTCCATGACAGCGAGCGCCGCCTGGCCTATCTCACTTCTCACCTCAGCGCCGATGTGACCCGCGCGGTGACCGACGCCCTACGAGAAGATCTGGGTGGCGAGATCGACGCCAGTAAAGACATAACCGCCAGCCTGATCCCGGCAGACTCGGTATCCACAGCGACATTGATCACCCGAGAAGATGGCGTTTTCTGTGGCCGTGCCTTTGCGGATGAAGTGTTTCATCAGCTCGGTGGCGACGTCACCTTGACGTGGCATGTCGAGGACGGCGACGCCATCACCGCCAACCAATCGCTTTGTACCTTACAGGGACCCTCGCGTGTCTTGTTGACCGGTGAACGCAATGCGATGAACTTTATTCAAACCCTCTCTGGATGTGCGAGTAAGGTCGCAACCTATGTGGCAGCACTCAAAGGCACCCACACCAAATTGCTCGACACGCGTAAGACCATTCCGGGGCTGCGTAGTGCGCTGAAGTACGCGGTTGCCTGCGGTGGTGGTCATAATCATCGCATTGGTGTCTTTGATGCGTATTTGATCAAAGAAAACCATATTCTTGCCTGTGGCGGGATAGAGAACGCCGTCAAAGCAGCGCGCCGGCTTAATCCTGATAAACCGGTAGAAGTAGAAACCGAAACTCTGGATGAGCTCAAACAAGCCATCGACGCTGGGGCCGATATTGTGATGTTAGATAACTTTAGTGTGCCGATGATGCGTGAAGCGGTGACCCTGAACCAAAATAAAGTGGCGTTGGAAGTCTCAGGAAACGTCACGCTTGAAACGTTGGCAGAATACGCCGCTACTGGGGTGGACTATATTTCTGTGGGCGCGCTTACCAAGCACGTGACCGCACTCGATTTATCCATGCGTTTTCAATAA
- a CDS encoding ABC transporter substrate-binding protein produces the protein MKRGLALVAMIAIALIGFRAWQQLRPPVSEPLSSLTIAVSLTPLSAPIIVAKEQGLFKKQGIDMTLKPVHGGVKSFQTLMSGEVDLATTSETVVMFNSFERDDFNVLTSFVESDNDVKLWSIRREISSSLVDALDKARVGIVASSASEYFFDSLLQLHDIPRAQVEKVYYSPETLPKALLDEEVDAIAIWEPYGYQLLKQSNQPVQSLDSKGLHSLSFLLVSDRLLVNKQHQDMQRVVSALDDAVSFIHQHPERAKAQVSAYLDMSDDKLSWLWQDYLFRLSLNDSLLLRLKNQARWAQEAGLVEGNTPSFRHILNPGPLVEATQKVSLLE, from the coding sequence ATGAAGCGAGGGTTAGCGCTGGTGGCCATGATAGCGATTGCGTTGATTGGTTTTCGTGCTTGGCAGCAACTAAGGCCACCGGTGTCCGAGCCATTATCGTCACTGACCATTGCGGTCTCGCTCACTCCCTTATCGGCACCGATTATTGTGGCTAAGGAGCAAGGTTTGTTTAAAAAGCAGGGTATCGATATGACCCTTAAGCCGGTTCATGGGGGCGTAAAGAGTTTTCAAACCTTAATGTCAGGGGAAGTGGATTTAGCCACTACCTCGGAGACGGTGGTGATGTTTAACAGTTTTGAGCGCGATGACTTTAATGTGCTAACCAGCTTTGTCGAATCAGATAACGACGTAAAACTCTGGTCTATTCGCCGTGAGATTAGCAGCTCGCTGGTGGACGCACTCGACAAGGCACGCGTGGGCATTGTTGCGTCGAGTGCCAGTGAATACTTCTTTGATTCTTTGCTGCAATTGCACGATATACCCAGAGCTCAGGTGGAAAAAGTCTACTATTCCCCTGAAACACTGCCCAAGGCGCTCCTCGATGAGGAAGTGGATGCGATAGCCATATGGGAGCCCTATGGCTATCAGCTACTCAAGCAGTCCAACCAGCCGGTGCAGTCGCTTGACAGTAAAGGCTTGCACAGCCTCTCTTTTCTACTGGTCAGCGATCGCTTACTCGTCAATAAGCAACACCAGGACATGCAACGGGTTGTCAGTGCCCTAGACGACGCGGTGAGCTTTATTCATCAGCACCCAGAACGGGCTAAGGCACAGGTCTCCGCGTACCTTGACATGTCAGACGATAAACTCAGTTGGCTATGGCAAGATTACTTATTCCGCCTTTCATTGAATGACTCATTGTTACTGCGGTTAAAAAACCAAGCGCGATGGGCGCAAGAGGCGGGTTTAGTGGAAGGGAACACTCCGTCATTCCGCCACATACTCAACCCAGGCCCCTTGGTTGAGGCCACGCAAAAAGTGAGTTTATTAGAATGA
- a CDS encoding diguanylate cyclase domain-containing protein, translating into MRIGQQLSIVVYACTALTFVTLLITVELFYKQNQIQARLDSIVAVHSQIDSLRGRLWLYRQYPSTQTRQDVHQSTNALRAQLNSDKEALPPQSAQSIRLAANSIDRLLGITADQLDGNPSVDDRRLMLFSRFNVLLQAMSETAFSVRQQVMHQSGQQQKTLLVVHGGVLVVLALLVTMFVTSLRRRLTHRLKALHSTITQIKQGDLTTELTLTDKDELTELADHVNDMKRALSHTMVDKKQLSEEVARQTQQLREQQHQLKFLAEHDELTGLFNRRAFESHVDVALMRANRAQTNAALLFIDLNNFKQVNDTYGHGVGDELLKVVSQRLKQSVRRSDLVGRLGGDEFIVWLDLLADKSALNEVITRIQDEMHAPIQVADTSLSLAISIGVSCFPTDGLELQQMMNQADAAMYYAKTHPSARCCLYSNLPADQIK; encoded by the coding sequence ATGAGGATTGGTCAGCAGCTCAGTATTGTTGTCTATGCCTGTACGGCGCTTACTTTTGTTACGCTGTTAATTACGGTGGAGCTTTTTTACAAGCAAAATCAAATCCAAGCACGGTTAGACAGTATTGTGGCGGTACACTCGCAGATTGATAGCTTGCGAGGCCGTTTATGGTTATATCGTCAATACCCCAGCACACAAACGCGCCAAGATGTACATCAGTCCACCAACGCATTGCGGGCGCAACTAAACAGTGATAAAGAGGCGTTACCGCCGCAGTCCGCGCAGTCGATTCGACTCGCGGCAAACAGCATTGACCGCTTATTGGGGATTACCGCTGATCAGCTAGATGGTAACCCCTCTGTGGATGACAGGCGTTTGATGCTGTTTTCGCGTTTTAATGTGCTGCTGCAGGCGATGAGTGAAACCGCTTTTTCGGTGCGTCAGCAAGTTATGCACCAGTCGGGGCAGCAACAGAAAACCCTACTGGTGGTACATGGTGGCGTACTGGTGGTGTTAGCCTTGTTGGTAACCATGTTTGTGACCAGCTTACGGCGGCGGCTAACGCACCGTCTAAAAGCATTGCATTCAACGATTACGCAAATCAAACAAGGTGACTTGACCACGGAATTAACCTTGACTGATAAAGATGAGCTGACTGAATTGGCTGATCATGTCAATGACATGAAACGTGCGCTGAGCCATACCATGGTGGACAAGAAACAGCTGAGCGAAGAAGTCGCACGGCAAACCCAACAGCTTCGCGAACAGCAGCATCAGCTTAAATTCCTTGCTGAACACGATGAGCTGACCGGTTTGTTCAACCGACGCGCGTTCGAATCGCATGTAGATGTGGCGTTGATGCGTGCTAACCGCGCGCAAACTAATGCCGCTTTACTGTTCATTGATTTGAACAACTTTAAGCAAGTGAATGACACCTATGGGCATGGCGTCGGTGATGAGTTGCTCAAGGTGGTCAGTCAGCGCCTAAAACAGTCCGTGCGCCGGTCTGATTTGGTTGGCCGCTTGGGCGGTGATGAGTTCATTGTCTGGCTGGATTTATTAGCGGACAAATCGGCGTTGAATGAAGTGATCACACGTATCCAAGACGAAATGCATGCTCCGATACAAGTTGCAGATACCTCGTTGTCATTGGCCATTAGTATTGGTGTGAGTTGCTTCCCAACGGATGGGCTTGAGCTGCAGCAGATGATGAATCAAGCCGATGCCGCTATGTATTACGCCAAAACCCATCCGTCAGCGCGCTGTTGCTTGTATTCCAATCTTCCAGCTGACCAGATAAAGTAG
- the ampD gene encoding 1,6-anhydro-N-acetylmuramyl-L-alanine amidase AmpD — MSFSQIDNHWLVGARACLSPHHNQRPDSNDISLLVIHNISLPPGQFDGPYIEQFFQGHLDPAEHPYFAEIASLRVSAHLLIRRDGSVIQFVPFSARAWHAGASCFDGRQQCNDFSIGIELEGTDTHPYTEQQYQSLAAITQTLMQYYPAITRDRITGHQHIAPGRKTDPGAAFDWKKLHALI; from the coding sequence ATGTCTTTTTCACAGATTGACAATCATTGGTTGGTAGGCGCGCGCGCTTGCCTGTCTCCTCATCATAACCAACGTCCGGATAGTAACGATATCTCCTTGCTGGTGATCCACAACATCAGCCTGCCGCCCGGTCAGTTTGATGGCCCCTATATTGAGCAGTTTTTTCAAGGGCACCTCGATCCGGCTGAACACCCTTATTTTGCCGAGATCGCATCGCTTCGCGTCTCTGCCCACCTACTGATCCGACGAGATGGAAGTGTGATCCAGTTTGTACCATTCAGTGCGCGTGCATGGCATGCTGGCGCTTCGTGTTTTGACGGTCGGCAGCAATGTAACGATTTTTCTATCGGTATTGAGCTAGAGGGCACAGACACACATCCATACACCGAACAGCAGTACCAATCGTTAGCGGCGATCACGCAGACGCTGATGCAGTACTACCCAGCCATTACCCGTGATCGAATCACAGGACACCAACATATTGCCCCAGGACGTAAAACGGATCCTGGCGCGGCGTTTGACTGGAAAAAGTTACACGCACTGATTTAA
- the pdhR gene encoding pyruvate dehydrogenase complex transcriptional repressor PdhR: MAYQRIRQPKLSDVIEKELEGLILEGTLSPGQKLPPERELATQFDVSRPSVREAIQRLEVKKLLTRKQGGGTFVSERLWQRFSEPLLELLADHPETQLDLLESRHALEGISSYFAALRGTEEDFSRIEDCHDAIRQAQKNGDLEAEASAVMQYLVAVTEAAHNVVLLHIMRSLAPLLEQNILQNFELLYRRQETVENVSRHRAEIVDAITAGEPEKARQASHAHLAYIEETLLDLGREESRRERSLRRIQQRKDELE; encoded by the coding sequence ATGGCATATCAGCGAATTCGTCAACCTAAACTCTCGGATGTAATTGAAAAAGAACTCGAAGGCTTAATTCTGGAAGGGACCTTGTCTCCAGGCCAGAAGTTACCGCCTGAACGAGAGTTAGCGACGCAATTTGATGTGTCTCGCCCGTCAGTGCGCGAAGCGATTCAACGGCTTGAAGTGAAAAAGCTACTGACGCGCAAGCAAGGTGGCGGCACCTTTGTCAGTGAACGCCTTTGGCAACGCTTCTCTGAGCCACTGCTAGAGTTATTGGCGGACCATCCAGAAACCCAACTTGACTTACTGGAGTCACGACATGCCCTAGAGGGCATTTCTTCGTATTTTGCCGCACTACGGGGCACAGAAGAGGATTTTTCTCGTATAGAAGACTGTCATGATGCCATTCGTCAAGCGCAGAAAAACGGGGACTTAGAGGCAGAAGCATCGGCTGTGATGCAGTATCTCGTTGCCGTAACGGAAGCGGCGCATAATGTGGTGTTACTTCATATTATGCGTAGTCTCGCGCCGTTACTGGAACAGAATATTTTGCAAAATTTTGAGCTACTTTATCGCCGTCAAGAGACGGTGGAAAACGTCAGCCGACACCGAGCTGAGATAGTGGATGCGATTACCGCTGGTGAACCAGAAAAAGCCAGACAAGCGTCGCATGCACACTTGGCTTACATTGAGGAAACTCTGTTGGATCTTGGTCGAGAAGAAAGCCGTCGCGAACGGTCTCTACGTCGAATTCAACAACGCAAGGACGAGTTGGAGTAG
- the aceE gene encoding pyruvate dehydrogenase (acetyl-transferring), homodimeric type, whose amino-acid sequence MSEVMKHDVDALETQEWLQALESVVREEGVERAQFLLEQVLGQARLDGVDMPTGVTTNYVNTIPADQEPAYPGDVNLERRIRSIIRWNAIMIVLRASKKDLELGGHMASFQSSAAFYETCFNHFFRAPNEKDGGDLVYYQGHISPGIYARAFVEGRLSEEQLDNFRQEVDGKGVSSYPHPKLMPEFWQFPTVSMGLGPIASIYQARFLKYLNGRGLKDTSEQRVYAFLGDGEMDEPESRGALSFAAREKLDNLCFLINCNLQRLDGPVMGNGKIVQELEGLFKGAGWNVIKVVWGSGWDKLLAKDTSGKLLQLMNETIDGDYQTFKSKDGAYVREHFFGKYPETAALVADMTDEEIFALKRGGHEPSKLFAAFKAAQECNDRPTVILAKTVKGYGMGEAAEGKNIAHQVKKMDMTHVHAMRDRLGLQDLLSDEDVQNLTYLKLEEGSAEHEYLHARRKALHGYTPQRLPNFTKELTLPKLDDFSALLSEQKRDISTTMAFVRSLNVLLKDKSIGKNIVPIIADEARTFGMEGLFRQVGIYNPHGQTYTPEDRGVVSYYKEDQGGQVLQEGINELGAMSSWVAAATSYSTNDLPMIPFYIYYSMFGFQRVGDMAWMAGDQQARGFLLGATAGRTTLNGEGLQHEDGHSHILASTVPNCVSYDPTFAYEVAVIMQDGIRRMYGPDQENIYYYLTLMNENYHQPAMPEGAEEGIRKGIYKLETYTGDKAKVQLMGSGTIMTEVRKAAKLLSDEFGVASDVYSVTSFNELARDGQDVDRFNMLNPDAESKVPYIQTVMGTEPAIAATDYMKNYADQVRAFVPAESYKVLGTDGFGRSDSRENLRRHFEVNAGYVVVAALNELAKRGDVDKKLVADAIKKFDIDTNKVNPLFA is encoded by the coding sequence ATGTCTGAAGTCATGAAACATGACGTGGACGCACTTGAAACACAAGAGTGGTTGCAAGCTCTTGAGTCAGTCGTTCGTGAAGAAGGTGTAGAACGTGCCCAGTTCCTTCTGGAGCAAGTATTAGGGCAAGCACGTTTAGACGGTGTTGACATGCCAACGGGCGTGACCACCAACTATGTAAATACCATTCCTGCTGATCAAGAACCTGCTTACCCAGGTGATGTGAATCTGGAACGCCGTATCCGTTCTATCATTCGTTGGAACGCAATCATGATCGTGTTGCGTGCGTCCAAGAAAGATTTAGAGCTGGGTGGCCACATGGCATCATTCCAGTCTTCGGCGGCATTTTATGAAACCTGCTTTAACCACTTCTTCCGTGCGCCTAACGAGAAAGACGGTGGCGACCTGGTGTATTATCAAGGTCATATTTCTCCAGGTATCTATGCGCGTGCCTTTGTTGAAGGCCGCTTGAGCGAAGAGCAGCTCGACAACTTCCGTCAGGAAGTTGATGGCAAAGGGGTGTCTTCATATCCACACCCGAAACTAATGCCTGAGTTCTGGCAGTTCCCAACCGTTTCTATGGGTCTGGGTCCCATCGCGTCTATCTATCAAGCGCGTTTCCTCAAATACCTCAACGGCCGTGGTCTAAAAGACACCTCTGAGCAGCGTGTTTACGCGTTCCTCGGTGACGGTGAGATGGATGAACCAGAGTCACGCGGTGCGCTATCATTCGCGGCGCGTGAAAAACTGGATAACCTTTGCTTTTTGATTAACTGTAACCTGCAGCGCCTTGATGGCCCTGTAATGGGTAACGGTAAAATCGTTCAAGAGCTGGAAGGCCTCTTTAAAGGCGCTGGCTGGAACGTGATCAAAGTGGTTTGGGGTTCCGGCTGGGATAAACTGCTGGCCAAAGACACCTCGGGTAAATTACTGCAGTTGATGAATGAAACCATCGACGGTGATTACCAAACCTTCAAATCAAAAGATGGTGCCTACGTGCGTGAGCACTTCTTCGGCAAGTACCCAGAAACAGCCGCCTTGGTTGCGGATATGACTGACGAAGAAATCTTTGCGCTTAAGCGTGGTGGCCATGAGCCATCAAAACTGTTTGCGGCCTTTAAAGCGGCCCAAGAGTGCAACGATCGCCCAACCGTTATCCTAGCGAAAACCGTTAAAGGCTATGGCATGGGTGAAGCGGCAGAAGGCAAAAACATCGCGCACCAAGTGAAGAAAATGGACATGACTCATGTTCACGCTATGCGCGACCGCCTTGGCCTGCAAGACTTGCTGTCTGATGAAGACGTACAAAACCTGACGTACCTGAAGCTGGAAGAAGGCTCTGCCGAGCACGAATACCTGCATGCGCGCCGTAAAGCCCTGCACGGTTACACGCCGCAACGTCTGCCTAACTTTACTAAAGAGCTGACGCTGCCAAAACTGGACGACTTCTCCGCATTGCTGTCTGAGCAAAAGCGTGACATCTCGACCACCATGGCATTTGTGCGCTCTTTGAACGTACTGCTGAAAGACAAAAGCATTGGCAAAAACATTGTGCCTATCATTGCCGACGAAGCACGTACTTTCGGTATGGAAGGCCTGTTCCGTCAAGTAGGTATCTACAACCCACACGGTCAGACTTACACCCCAGAAGATCGTGGCGTGGTGTCTTATTACAAAGAAGACCAAGGCGGCCAAGTACTGCAAGAAGGGATCAACGAGCTAGGCGCGATGTCATCGTGGGTAGCGGCAGCGACCTCTTACAGCACTAATGATCTGCCAATGATCCCATTCTACATCTACTACTCAATGTTCGGCTTCCAACGTGTTGGCGACATGGCGTGGATGGCGGGTGACCAGCAAGCGCGTGGTTTCCTATTGGGTGCTACTGCCGGTCGTACTACCCTGAACGGTGAAGGCCTACAACACGAAGACGGTCACAGCCATATTCTGGCGAGCACTGTACCTAACTGTGTTTCTTACGACCCAACCTTCGCGTACGAAGTGGCAGTGATCATGCAAGACGGTATCCGTCGTATGTACGGTCCTGACCAAGAAAACATCTATTACTACCTGACGCTGATGAATGAAAACTATCATCAGCCAGCCATGCCTGAGGGCGCGGAAGAAGGTATCCGTAAAGGTATCTACAAACTAGAAACCTACACGGGCGACAAAGCGAAAGTTCAGTTAATGGGCTCTGGCACCATCATGACTGAAGTGCGCAAAGCGGCGAAACTGCTTAGCGATGAGTTCGGTGTGGCGTCTGACGTATACAGCGTGACTTCGTTCAATGAGCTGGCACGTGACGGTCAAGATGTCGATCGCTTCAACATGCTAAACCCAGATGCAGAAAGCAAAGTGCCTTACATCCAAACCGTGATGGGCACAGAGCCAGCGATTGCTGCTACCGACTACATGAAGAACTACGCTGACCAAGTTCGTGCGTTTGTCCCTGCTGAATCTTATAAAGTGTTGGGTACAGACGGCTTTGGCCGCTCTGACAGCCGTGAAAACCTCCGTCGTCACTTCGAAGTGAACGCAGGTTATGTGGTTGTTGCGGCACTTAATGAGCTGGCTAAGCGTGGCGATGTTGATAAGAAACTGGTAGCTGACGCTATCAAGAAATTCGACATCGATACCAACAAAGTAAACCCGCTGTTCGCGTAA